The sequence cgggccgatcctagtttttttatataaaataactcTTTCCGTtttaatttagttgttgttgttttagagtttcaatgcaaaatttactAATAAGATTCtctactttaattttttattggttgaaatattgtcaaatatatagataattgtgtttttattttagaaatataaaaatcataaattttagaACAACATCCCTCcggtattttaaaaatcataaattttagaacataaacatagaacacaattaaaatgaaacggaggAAGTAATACTATTAGTCtaaaagaacaaataaatacGCAACACAAAATAAGGATAATCCCGAGTAAGTTTCTCATCTTTCCATAATCCATTTGTAGAACACCATCGCTCCGGTATTTTAAGTAATATTACCACTTATCGATCCGATAATTTGTTAATTGAGTGACACGTTGTGTTATTATTACACGTGGTGCTTTGTTCCAAAACTTTTATTTCGTTTCTGCCAATTGAAAGGTATTTCTAGAGTCGGTATCGATATTGCTGAAAACTGATGACTATTTTATGGGTATATGATCCTCTAaaatagggctgggcaaataaactgaacccgaaaatccgaaccgaacctgatccgataaaaatgaatccgaaccgatccgaatccgacataaataccgaatggatcctgttttttggtattttgggttatcggtattatccgaaccgaacccggacctaaatggatatccgatagaacccgaaatatttaaaatcacaaaaagaacttctaccaaatatgatcttaattcttaatatgtatctaaaataatttaagatattattaaacttctaaaataattatatgttacatgaaggttgatggtggaATATCGCAGCGGTTGATATCtaaagtttttagattttggttttgtttttattgaataatgtttctgatttcatgagaacttttttttttgttttatgatttcatttatctggttttctttctatcactaactatgtttatctttcgcttgattttgaatgatcatgtttgatgttttttcttatttttgaatcgattttacttatgttttagctattaaaatatgtacaaatcatgtattttaaatccgaagaacatatttcatttatgttttagttacaaaatatgtacaaatcaggtatttttaaaccgaagaaccgattgggacccgaacccgaaagtacaatgggttataccggttttttgaagatttactaaccccgacccgaacccgatagaacccgaaccgatcccgaaccgaacttttatataatccgaatgggattgattttgataaacccgaaaaaccgaaacccgaatggataaaaccgaaactcgattgggaccccgaatgcccatgcctactCTAAAACAAGTAatccatatttataaaaattgattgCATTGAGAAAAAAACTACCaataatgcaaaaaaaaaaaatgcaatcatTATCAAAACAAAAGTGGGTTAACAGTAGAAAGAGTatgtaattagtaatataactGACATaaatatgttgacaaaaaagtaTAAGtgacataaatatttcaaatatcagTATACTTCTGTGCAATACTGTATGAAGAGATTCAGAAACTACCAATAAtgcaaaaaaaagtaaactgAAGCAGTTAATGACTTCATCAATCTAACCAAGTAGATTGTAGTCATTATCAGGAGCACCTTCTTAACTAATTACGCGAAACCAATGAAGTAAATTAATCGtctagattaaaaaaaaaaatcaaacttcttTACATCTTCTTATAGGAGAGATTCACTTTTCCAAGACCAATCAAATGTGTACAATCTCTTTCCATGTATATAGCAAAGTTGGTTCTTTCACCCAAGCTTTTCAGATAGACTTGCCACAAGCTCTTCCCTAGCTTTCTCCAATGCACTCGAGAGATTCTCAGGCTTTCTCCCACCCGCTTGAGCGAAGTTAGGCTttccaccacctcctcctccgcACAACTTAGCAATGGAACCAATGAACTTCCCTGCCTGAACTCCTAGAGACACTACTCCTGGACTGAATGCAGCCACTAAACTAACCTTGTCTTTGTCTGGACATGATCCTAGCACCACAGCCACTGGTTCTTCAAGTGTGCTTACCAAATGCTCGGCTGCACTCTTTAGGGAGTCAGCATCGGTGTCATCCATCGACTCAACCAGCACTCTAAAAGAATAAAACATCCACATGAAGTATCATATAAACCATTGTAGCAAGAAACTATAGATTTCATCATTTCATTACCTTACTGTCTGTGAAGTTCCTACAGTGAATGCTTTGTTGGATATGACAGATGCTCTATAAACCGCTGCTTTTGAGCGCAAGTCTGATGCTTCTTTTCTAGCAGTACGCAGCTCCTCTAAAAGATTCTCAACTCTGTTTGTAACATCCTCCGCTTTCACCTTCagaaataaaaccaaacaaacaattaGTTAAAAGTCATAAAAGTAACTACTACCTTGTTTGTTGAGTTAAAACATATCTTCAAACATTGAAAGATAAAACTCTCTCTAGAAGTAGAATACCTTTAGAGTAGAGCATAGGCGTTTCATTTGAGAATCTCGTGAGTTTATGTATTCAATGAATGCTTCACCTGCAACTGCTTCAATACGCCTGATTCCAGATGCAATGCCTTGTTCTGAAATAATCTTGAAGGCTCGTATCTCTGCAGTGTTTCCAACATGAGTGCCACCACAAAGTTCCATGGAGACACCAGGAACCTCTACTACACGAACCTGCCATTAACGTAAAGATCCTCTTAGTCAAAGCCAAATCAACTTATAATTTGACTAGTGTTTCTCTTACCTCATCATCATACTTTTCACCAAACATTGCAATGGCTCCAGCTTTTTTTGCATCAGCAAGAGGAAGGACTTTTGTTTCAAGACGTGTAGCATCACCAATCCACCTATTGATCAGGCCTTCTATTTCCTCAAGCTCACCATCAAGTAGAGGCCGGTTAAAATTGAAATCGAACCGGAGGCGGTCAAAAGCTACTAATGAACCAGCCTGTGATGTTTCTTGTCCTACTACTTTCTTAAGTGCTGACTGCAGCAAATGTGTAGCCGTATGATGAACCTAGAAAGTTGACagtagaaactctataaattaatatttgataaaataataagataaatttAAAAGGCACCTTTGCTCGTTGTCTTAAGTCTGCATCAACAGCTGCTTCCACCTCCTTACCAACTTCCAAAGCTCCACTTTTAACAATCCCCTTGTGAACAAATATCTTAAGAGACTTCTGCACATCACTCACCTTAACAACAGCATCATCATCTTGGCTCCCATTAACATACATAAACCCATGATCTGCAATCTGCCCTCCTGATTCAGCGTAAAACGGAGTTCTATCAAGCAGAATCTCCACCTCACTGCCTTCAGTTACCCTCACCACAGGCTTCCCACCAACCAAAAGACTCTTCACAACGGCGCTTGCAGAGAGACTATCATACCCAAGAAACTCAGTGTCATCAATGTTCTTCATGATGTCATCTCCATCTTCAACCGTCAGTTTCACAACATTGTGAGCAGCTTGTGACTGACGTCTTTGATTCTCCATCTCCGCTTCGAAACCGTCCATATCTATACTGACTCCACGCTCTTCAGCCACTTCTGCTGTTATCTCCACAGGGAAACCGTAAGTGTCGTACAGAACAAACGCATCTTTTCCAGACAGACACGGCTTTTTACCACCCGTTGACAGTGCATCCCCAAGCTTTTGTTCAAGTAGCTTCTCTCCTCTTTCAAGAGTTTTATTGAAGTGAACTTCCTCTTGCCTAATCTCCTCAAGGATCCGCGGAGCCTTTAGCTTCACATCTGGATCAATATAAGTGCTCATCTCTATCACTTTCTCAGCAACTACCGGTAAAAAAGCTCCTCTCCCATCTCCATTTATCCCCAGAGACTTCCCCTTACGAACAGCTCTTCTTATCAACCTCCTCACCACATAACCTCTCCCAATATTCGAAGGCACAACACCGTCTGAGATAAGATAAACAACTGCTCTCATATGATCTGCAATCACTTTTAAACTCGTCTTCGCCTTGTCACTTGCAGAGTCATACGAGATGTTTGCCAACTCCAATACTTTTCCAATAATTGGATATATCAGATCCGTCTCGTAGTTGTTAGGAACCTTCTGGAGGATCTGAGCTATACGCTCCAAGCCTAGACCGGTGTCTATGTTCTTCTGCTTCAAAGGCTCTAGCAACCCATCCTCCGTCTTGTTGTACTGCATGAAAACTAAGTTGTAGAACTCAATGAACCTTGAATCATCGCCAAGATCAACGTCTTCATTACACCCTCTCTCGGGGTGGAAGTCATAGTACAGCTCTGAGCAGGGACCGCAAGGGCCGGTCGGTCCACTGGTCCAGAAGTTGTCAGCCTCGCCCATTCTCTTGATCCTCTCAACAGGCACACCGACTTCGTTCTTCCAGATTTCGAAAGCTTCGTCATCGTCTTCGTAGATGCTGACCCAGACTCTGTCGGCAGGTAGGCTGAACTCCACGGTTGAGAGCTCCCACGCCCATTTGATTGCTTCTTTCTTGAAGTAATCGCCGAAGCTGAAGTTCCCAAGCATCTCGAAGAAGGTGTGGTGCCTGGCTGTTTTGCCAACGTTCTCCAAGTCGTTTGTGCGTATGCATCTTTGTGCGGTTGTTGCGCAAGGAACCTGTCTTGGTACCTGCAGcattgtttaaaaacaaaaatctcttAACAATGCCGGACAACTACGGTGCGGTTCTAACAGTAATAAAAACATAGAGAGATATATAGtgtatgtagagatttttgttacggTTTAACATCCGGATCCTTTAAGAAATAGTGTCGAATATGCGGTAAAAATGGATTAGAACCACATGCAGTCTTAAGAGCGGTGTGGTtctaatagtaacaaaaacatatagttACATAGGTATACATAGGtgtatgtagagatttttgctACGGTGCGGTTTATAACATTCGGATCATTTAAGAAACAGTCTCGAAAACAGCGGTAAAAATGGATTATGTTTTGATACCTTTCCGAGGAAAACAGGCTTGAACTGAAGCATTCCTGCGATAGTTAGCAAGACGGTGGGATCCTCTGGTACAAGAGAGGCGCTTGGAAGGATCTTATGGCCACGAGAGGCGTAGAAGTCAAGGAAGCGCCTCCGGATTGAGTCTCCACTAACATCTTTGGACTGATGATCTTCTTCACTAGCGTCCTCAGAGACAGGCTGTACTGTTACTGAAAATACACAAAAGTAAAAGATATTTTCATTCCTCTAGAAGAATCCAATGGCTGACATTGTAAGAAGCAATGAAAACAATTAAGTGCAGAACCTGATGAGCTCTTGGCAATAATCTGAGTTGGTCTTGTCGGTAACAAGACAGTAGGAGAAAGACCCGGAATAGGTTTGGTAACAAAACctgtaagaagaagaaagagaacaCACAAAAGTTGATAACTTTATTCTATCAATCAACCAAATCAGTCACAAAACCAGGCTCAAGAGAAACACTTTGGAATCGAATTAGATACACTAAGATCAGAAAACGAGACCCAACTCCTAAAGTCATAAACTTTAGAGAAGAATCAAGTTCTACTGAGTATAGAAACTAGCCATGGACTAGAGTATTTTCAAATCTCAATCTTTTTAATTCAATTCCTATAGTCGAAACTTACGTTTAGAAGCGAAAACAGAGGAGGGATGAGAGAGCACGAGGGGTTTAGGAAGAGGGAAGTCGAAGAGGCTTGCTTTCGAGAAACTCATCGAGAGGATAACGAAGATTTTAGAGTGTTGGAGTTTCAGACACAAGCAAGGCTTTCAAGCTTTGTGTTTTTTATCCacttgttaatattttttattttattttagtagcCTTTATTGTTTTTGCCCCTTACTCtgtaaaataaagttttaagttttttttttttttgaattatacaaaggtatcctggccccacataaggttttaagttttaacaagAAAGAAGATGGTGAATTTGGAAAAATACCTTCTTCCTTTGAGAGAATTTCTTTCATTGCAGGAGCAACTGATAGCTGTGGGAGAGAGCTTTTAAGTGGAGATGTTTTTGTTAATTAGGTTTTCTACTTTACTCCCTATTTATACATcaatatatttacaatttttgttaatttgatTTCACTTTAGTTTCCATTTCCATTCGGTTAGAAGTTTTTAAACTAGGTGCCGACTATTACATAGTTAACAGAAAATTATATCTTCGTAGTGGATGTGATTGGTAGTGGTTGTGAGTGCTCTCTACAGCCTTCTAAAATCCACAGTACTTCTTtgaacttatatatttataatttctcTACAGAGACAAAAACCTACAgcccaaatttaaaaaattttaaaaattaaaaatctaaagccaaaacaataaaaaccacaacaatatttttacagtcggaaaatgaaatcacagCACTTACCAATTAACCCCTAAGGATATATGATCATGACCTCTTGTGTAGATTACATCATAATATATGGATAATACCGGTTCTGGGCATAACGGGATGAAATAAACGTTTTGGTCTCCGTATTCTAAAGACCTATTACACATATGTCGCATAGTTTCtatattgtcaatttttttttttactttttaaaattaacttaGATAAATCTCAGATCCTGCCCATGATATGGACACAACTTGTTGGGTAAACAATGGGACACTGATGGACGAGTATACATTATTCATAGATCAATGTTTGTGGTCGACTAAGACAAGTCTTCACTTCAATGTATGGTTTTACTTTTCTAAGTTGAACTGACGAGTAAAACCAAAAGAAGAGGGAGCTCTGTTTTGTTTCCGGAAGAGGAGGAATATATATTCGAAGATAAATAAATGGAACACATTATGTGTGTAATGAACTAAATATCTACGTGTGTTGTGTGCATGAATAGGATAGACCTATGAAAATGCGGAAGCCAAGTGTTGGAATCAAATAAATGGCACGCATAACCTAACTGAGGTAGTATAAATGTGGAGCTCCAAATCAATGCACTCGACCTTCGCAACTACTTTCTTGATCAATGAGTCTCTCTGCTACTCCTAAgtgttttcacttttttttcaGGCCAATAGAGACATATCACCATTGCGCTGTGTGCACATATACAAGACACATTACTTCACCTAattatgttacatttaatacAATCATAAGTGTTTGTAGTATATAAACACCATTGCAGGCAAAACTACATACAAACTCTCATGCTACTCACATAAGCATCCAAAGCAGAAACAAACAtacatcaccaccaccaccaccaccatcatcatcatcatcattattttAACAATCATCTTTGTAAATAATGATGGGTTTCTCGAAAGAGTTGGGAATTTGGTTAAATCTATATGTGGTTGTTGGATCTTTAATGGTTCTTGAGGTAATTGTGGTGGTAAAGGCACAACTTGTTCCATCGATGTTCATATTTGGTGATTCGGTAGTTGATGTGGGAAACAACAATCATATCTACACAATCGTTAAAGCTAACTTCCCTCCTtatggaagagacttcacaaCCCATACACCCACCGGACGCTTCTGCAATGGAAAGCTAGCTACCGACTTCACCGGTACCATTCTCTTGTTCTTCATATATTTGAGTGATAcatatatatctaattacatGCAACATGATGGTGTATACATCCATGCATGCATATATAATTACAGCACACACATGTAATATTTGAACATCATGTTATATATTCACAATACATTATGCATGTATTCAAAAATCATCTAGTTGCAGAATAATTTAGTTGACTCCTGAGAGTAATTGTTATAAATGCACCTATACAAAATAACAGTGTAGAGAGAAACTGAAATATACGGATCCTAAGAAACACCATACTACATAGAAAATTATGAGCCTTCAGTTGATTGTAGGATTGTATGTGCATGCAGTACAAAGATACATATTGCTAATGTACACGCAACTTGATTGCTATTTGTTCATGTGTAAAACATGCATACAATACTAATTACTAAACAAAATTGTGTTTATATGCAGCTGAGAATCTTGGGTTCACATCATACCCACAAGCTTATCTAAGCAAAAAGGCAAAAGGAAGAAACCTTTTGATTGGAGCTAACTTTGCCTCTGCAGCTTCAGGCTATTACGATGGCACGGCCAAGCTCTATGTAAGTACCATTTGTCACCATAGTTTTCTGTATTATCACCTCTCTTTCTGTATTAACTGATTGTTTTTGTCATGAAGAGTGCAATTTCATTGCCGCAACAGCTGGAACATTACAAAGACTACATAAACCGAATCCAAGAAATCGCCACTTCCAGCAATGCAAACGCAACTTCCATAATCTCAGATGGCATTTATGTCGTCAGCGCAGGGAGCAGTGACTTCATACAGAACTACTATATCAACCCTCTCCTCTACAAAGTCCAGTCACCTGATGAGTTCTCCGATCTCCTTATCCTCTCATACTCCAACTTCATTCAGGTTATTCCTACACCTCtccttttatctttttttttttaataccagAAGGCCCGTAATCCTCTCAGACCCGAAACCACatcatgtaatattagtttcgtccCAGTGGTCATCACTTTCATTTGTATGTTTAATGTACTTTACTTTTTCGTTAGTAAtccttttcttgttcttttAGAATTTATATTCTTTAGGAGCAAGAAGGATAGGAGTGACTACACTTCCACCATTGGGATGTTTACCAGCGGCCATAACAGTCGCTGGTCCACACGAGGGTGGATGCTCAGAGAGTCTTAACAACGATGCAATCTCCTTCAACAGTAAACTCAATGGGACTTCGCAGGATCTTAAGAGAAACCTCATTGGACTCAACTTAGTCGTCTTCGATATCTATCAGCCTCTCTATGATCTCGCCACAAGGCCATCCGAATTTGGTATTACAGAATGTGTTAATCATTAAACAATTTGATTATGAGTAACAAGATTaacatttgtgttttttttttaataatataatgttCAGGATTTGCAGAGGCAAGAAGAGCATGTTGTGGGACAGGACTACTAGAGACATCAATACTGTGTAACCCTAAATCAGTTGGGACATGTACTAA is a genomic window of Brassica napus cultivar Da-Ae chromosome A2, Da-Ae, whole genome shotgun sequence containing:
- the LOC106384563 gene encoding GDSL esterase/lipase At5g22810 — its product is MMGFSKELGIWLNLYVVVGSLMVLEVIVVVKAQLVPSMFIFGDSVVDVGNNNHIYTIVKANFPPYGRDFTTHTPTGRFCNGKLATDFTAENLGFTSYPQAYLSKKAKGRNLLIGANFASAASGYYDGTAKLYSAISLPQQLEHYKDYINRIQEIATSSNANATSIISDGIYVVSAGSSDFIQNYYINPLLYKVQSPDEFSDLLILSYSNFIQNLYSLGARRIGVTTLPPLGCLPAAITVAGPHEGGCSESLNNDAISFNSKLNGTSQDLKRNLIGLNLVVFDIYQPLYDLATRPSEFGFAEARRACCGTGLLETSILCNPKSVGTCTNATEYVFWDGFHPTEAANKILSDNLLLSGISLIS
- the LOC106384569 gene encoding alanine--tRNA ligase, chloroplastic/mitochondrial, with the protein product MSFSKASLFDFPLPKPLVLSHPSSVFASKRFVTKPIPGLSPTVLLPTRPTQIIAKSSSVTVQPVSEDASEEDHQSKDVSGDSIRRRFLDFYASRGHKILPSASLVPEDPTVLLTIAGMLQFKPVFLGKVPRQVPCATTAQRCIRTNDLENVGKTARHHTFFEMLGNFSFGDYFKKEAIKWAWELSTVEFSLPADRVWVSIYEDDDEAFEIWKNEVGVPVERIKRMGEADNFWTSGPTGPCGPCSELYYDFHPERGCNEDVDLGDDSRFIEFYNLVFMQYNKTEDGLLEPLKQKNIDTGLGLERIAQILQKVPNNYETDLIYPIIGKVLELANISYDSASDKAKTSLKVIADHMRAVVYLISDGVVPSNIGRGYVVRRLIRRAVRKGKSLGINGDGRGAFLPVVAEKVIEMSTYIDPDVKLKAPRILEEIRQEEVHFNKTLERGEKLLEQKLGDALSTGGKKPCLSGKDAFVLYDTYGFPVEITAEVAEERGVSIDMDGFEAEMENQRRQSQAAHNVVKLTVEDGDDIMKNIDDTEFLGYDSLSASAVVKSLLVGGKPVVRVTEGSEVEILLDRTPFYAESGGQIADHGFMYVNGSQDDDAVVKVSDVQKSLKIFVHKGIVKSGALEVGKEVEAAVDADLRQRAKVHHTATHLLQSALKKVVGQETSQAGSLVAFDRLRFDFNFNRPLLDGELEEIEGLINRWIGDATRLETKVLPLADAKKAGAIAMFGEKYDDEVRVVEVPGVSMELCGGTHVGNTAEIRAFKIISEQGIASGIRRIEAVAGEAFIEYINSRDSQMKRLCSTLKVKAEDVTNRVENLLEELRTARKEASDLRSKAAVYRASVISNKAFTVGTSQTVRVLVESMDDTDADSLKSAAEHLVSTLEEPVAVVLGSCPDKDKVSLVAAFSPGVVSLGVQAGKFIGSIAKLCGGGGGGKPNFAQAGGRKPENLSSALEKAREELVASLSEKLG